A stretch of DNA from Saccharospirillum mangrovi:
ACAAATTGTCTTCCAGCGCCTGCAACTCTTCCTGATAGTGATTCAACTGTTCGCCATACAGCGAATTGAAGTATTGGCACAGCATCAACAGTCGATGCACCGCCGGGTACTGCGTCAACGCATGGCTGGCGCTGCCGGCAAACTGCTCCGGATTAAAAGCCTGCCAGGCCGATGACAACGAACGATCCAAGCCATCGCTGACTGCTTCTTCGCTGGCACGACGGTGCTGTTCCGTTTGTTGTGAACGCCAGGCGCGGGTATGCAACCAGCAGGTCATAGACATCAGGGTGTGACCAAAACGCGGGTTCCGTGCCAGCGATTCAATGCCGTTCAACGCACGCATGGCTTTGGCCTGCTGCAAACTGACAGCAATGTTTTCCGGCTCGCTGCGAGCATCACGACTCAGTGCAAAACACGCCGGCCACCAGGACACCAACGGGCGAATGGCCTCTTCCAGCCAGATAACCCAGGCAGTAAACCGCTGGCTGTGTTCGGCAGGCAGAATACCGGCAAACCATTCCATTTCAGTCTGGATGTTACCAAGTGTGACCAGCAACGCTTGCAGATGACGCCATTGCTGGCTGATCCAGAACAGATCCCAATGCGATTGCAGACGTTCCAGTTCGTAACCCATCAAGGCGCAAAAAGCACTTTCCATACTTTGCTGCGCAACGATGGCGGGCAGCGGAACATTCAAAGAGGCATTGCCGTCGAGCAAGCGATAGCCACGTTCCGCCTTGGAAAGATCAGACGGCACCAAAGGCACGCTTTCAGTCAATTTCATCGCCAGATCGAGCAGTGACGGCAGTTCACCGCTTTTCAATTCCAGTTCCACTTCACTGATCGGTTGCTGCTGGGTTTCGGTCAGAATTTTGCCTTCATCCAGCACCACTTCGATTTCAGCACCCAGGTGCGTCACCATCCAACGGTGGCGGTGGAAGTGGGTGGCAAACAGCGGTTGCAGATCGGATTCTTTCAATCCAGCGGGTAATTGGTCGGCGGGCAATAACGACAAATCCAACGAACCATCGGGACGTTCGTTTTCCCATTCATCGCGCTGATGCAAACCGCCAACGTTAGAGCCGCGGGTTTTCAGAGTCTGCACCCAATGATCGCCAGCCTTGCGCAAACGCAATGCGGAACCGGCTTTGGTTAAACGTTGATCAGCGGTGTCGTAATAGCGGTTTTCCAGATGCCGCGACCGGCTGTCCAATGCAGCCAAAATCGGGTGGGCTTTAAAAGCCGCTGTCGCATCCGATTGGATGCTCAATTTCAGTTCGATTTCCTGGCCCATAGGACGGTTCGCTCCACAATGGCTTATCGTTATTATCAGTTGCCCTGCGGCGGCAGTTGCTTCCGCTCGAGGTCAGTTGCTCAGTTTACCTGCCAAACCGGGCGGGTCCACCACGGTTTGGCGATTTGGATCACA
This window harbors:
- a CDS encoding inorganic triphosphatase yields the protein MGQEIELKLSIQSDATAAFKAHPILAALDSRSRHLENRYYDTADQRLTKAGSALRLRKAGDHWVQTLKTRGSNVGGLHQRDEWENERPDGSLDLSLLPADQLPAGLKESDLQPLFATHFHRHRWMVTHLGAEIEVVLDEGKILTETQQQPISEVELELKSGELPSLLDLAMKLTESVPLVPSDLSKAERGYRLLDGNASLNVPLPAIVAQQSMESAFCALMGYELERLQSHWDLFWISQQWRHLQALLVTLGNIQTEMEWFAGILPAEHSQRFTAWVIWLEEAIRPLVSWWPACFALSRDARSEPENIAVSLQQAKAMRALNGIESLARNPRFGHTLMSMTCWLHTRAWRSQQTEQHRRASEEAVSDGLDRSLSSAWQAFNPEQFAGSASHALTQYPAVHRLLMLCQYFNSLYGEQLNHYQEELQALEDNLSKLSAIDVVSRLREWLDELPMEQQASVYSWTRSKPVLLRDIKQLAGRLFESREVVPSRA